One window of Fusarium keratoplasticum isolate Fu6.1 chromosome 2, whole genome shotgun sequence genomic DNA carries:
- a CDS encoding Catalase translates to MPAANDNPLCTLANGQPSENPGSVQQVRYGNSNGGLIVLSDTQTLEVLAHFARERIPERSVHAKAAGAFGEFEVLEDVSDLTDANFLTGIGKKTKVLTRMSTVGGEKGSSDTVRDVRGWATKFYTEEGIQDFVFNDLPVFFIRDPIKFPSMNRSHKRHPQTNVPDNTMFWDFHVNNPEGIHALMHLFGQRGIPASLRNINGFSVHTYTLNKANGSYVYVKWHFRPDEGIKTMDADTAVRLAGSDPDYHVKDLFKAIEKGDFPSWGVYIQVMKPEEIKDAPIDIFDDTYTWPFEKYPLRLVGRLTLNKNPSNYFQDIEQACFSPSNMVPGIGPSADPVLQARMFSYPDAHRYRVGPNYFQLPPNRPTNKVYAPYVRDGPGTMNGNYGGDPDYVFSELRPVSVSHRVQMPTHEVWAGHVTAFSTSVMDKDFEQPRKLWKIICDEKGGKEQFLHNILPTLVDIPGKLRNEVLDYFGRVDGKLKEVLREALEKQSKQAHNGK, encoded by the exons ATG CCCGCCGCGAACGATAACCCCCTGTGCACGCTCGCCAACG GGCAACCAAGTGAGAATCCTGGATCAGTCCAGCAGGTTCGCTATGGCAACAGCAACGGTGGCTTGATTGTCTTGAGCGACACTCAGACCCTTGAGGTCTTGGCCCATTTTGCCCGAGAACGCATTCCTGAGCG AAGCGTTCATGCAAAGGCCGCTGGAGCCTTTGGCGAATttgaggtcctcgaggatgtCTCAGACTTGACTGACGCCAATTTCCTCACCGGCATTGGCAAAAAGACAAAGGTTCTCACCAGAATGTCCACCGTCGGCGGCGAGAAAGGATCCAGCGACACAGTTCGCGATGTCCGAGGCTGGGCGACAAAGTTTTACACCGAAGAGGGTATCCAAGACTTTGTCTTTAACGACCTGCCCGTGTTTTTCATCAGGGATCCAATCAAGTTTCCGTCCATGAACAGGAGCCACAAACGTCATCCTCAGACGAATGTTCCGGATAATACCATGTTTTGGGACTTTCATGTTAATAACCCAGAGGGCATTCATGCTTTGATGCACTTGTTTGGACAGCGTGGTATTCCGGCTTCGTTGAGGAATATTAACGGCTTTAGTGTTCACACGTACACCCTGAACAAAGCT AACGGCAGCTATGTCTACGTCAAGTGGCACTTCAGGCCCGACGAAGGCATCAAGACCATGGACGCCGACACAGCTGTCCGACTGGCTGGTTCAGATCCAGACTACCACGTCAAGGATCTCTTTAAGGCCATTGAGAAGGGAGACTTTCCGTCTTGGGGTGTGTACATTCAGGTCATGAAACCtgaagagatcaaggatgCTCCCATCGACATTTTCGACGACACTTACACCTGGCCGTTTGAGAAGTATCCGCTGCGGCTTGTTGGCCGTCTGACGCTCAACAAGAAT CCGAGCAACTACTTCCAGGACATTGAGCAAGCTTGCTTCTCGCCGTCCAACATGGTGCCAGGCATCGGACCCTCGGCTGATCCAG TTCTCCAAGCTAGAATGTTTAGCTATCCAGACGCCCATCGCTACCG CGTCGGCCCCAACTACTTCCAACTCCCACCAAATCGACCAACTAACAAGGTATACGCTCCCTACGTCCGTGATGGCCCAGGAACCATGAACGGAAACTACGGAGGCGACCCAGACTATGTGTTCTCCGAGCTTCGTCCAGTATCCGTCAGCCATCGTGTTCAGATGCCAACCCATGAGGTTTGGGCTGGACATGTGACTGCGTTTTCGACTTCAGTTATggacaaggactttgagCAGCCTAGGAAGCTTTGGAAGATCATCTGTGACGAGAAGGGTGGGAAGGAACAGTTTCTTCACAACATTCTTCCTACGCTGGTGGATATTCCTGGCAAGTTGAGGAATGAAGTGTTGG ATTACTTTGGCCGTGTGG
- a CDS encoding PSDC domain-containing protein, whose protein sequence is MKVNIHSGQPSATTCRASRAPVPFRRRHPLNLGRSFPGNDPHTFASWTRTFVTYVDQRYRRPDIPSWPQPIQDLSDLIESTPELRMLASAMFDEVPSKQPYLRDPAGHRQVRDYQHMLHLFSIIMTKIAPSWSMSEHGLGIVGFPFNAVLDWPMATRSGYAFFLKAEVNAKLKVILDTWRDSVLKTNKSQYVLTTDPDGWLSRNVLVTIEGETNVDGQKPLPFHQIFECDPIGDPVHWGFQCWDDFFVRKFKDMDKIRPVAFPDDPRWIVNACESRPYALQANVKEYDTFWLKGQPYSVAEMLNHHPDAGQFVGGTVFQAFLSATAYHRWSSPVSGKVIHSEIIDGTYFSEPTFDGFANSEGPDQAGPDRAQGYISHVATRAMFFIDTEGPVGVVCVLFVGMADVSTCEILEQFRRGLPRTVAKGEELGMFHHGGSTYCLLFPPDVNLTWVTAAYPGISDKNIPIRSGLAYACPAASTRRARPRITTGEMLGFDKMELL, encoded by the coding sequence ATGAAGGTCAACATTCACTCAGGGCAGCCTTCTGCCACCACTTGTCGGGCCTCTCGCGCCCCTGTGCCATTCCGCAGACGCCACCCTCTGAATCTTGGGAGATCGTTTCCTGGTAACGATCCGCACACCTTTGCGAGCTGGACTCGAACATTTGTCACGTACGTCGATCAAAGATATCGACGTCCAGATATTCCGTCATGGCCTCAGCCCATTCAAGACCTAAGCGATCTCATCGAGAGCACTCCAGAACTTCGAATGCTTGCTTCAGCCATGTTTGATGAAGTTCCAAGCAAGCAACCTTATCTCAGGGATCCGGCCGGACACAGACAAGTTCGAGATTACCAGCACAtgctccatctcttctccatcatcatgaccaagATTGCACCCAGTTGGAGCATGTCCGAGCATGGCCTAGGCATCGTCGGATTTCCATTCAACGCAGTACTCGACTGGCCCATGGCGACTCGCAGCGGAtacgccttcttcctcaaggctGAAGTAaacgccaagctcaaggtcatcctTGACACATGGAGAGACAGTGTCCTCAAGACAAACAAGTCGCAATACGTCCTCACCACCGATCCAGATGGATGGCTAAGCAGAAATGTGCTCGTCACCATTGAGGGAGAGACCAATGTCGACGGTCAAAAGCCCCTACCCTTCCATCAGATCTTTGAATGCGACCCCATCGGTGATCCTGTACACTGGGGTTTCCAGTGCTGGGATGACTTTTTCGTGAGGAAGTTTAAGGATATGGACAAGATCAGGCCCGTTGCATTCCCTGATGACCCAAGATGGATCGTCAACGCCTGCGAGTCGAGACCGTATGCTCTGCAGGCCAACGTCAAGGAATACGACACATTCTGGCTAAAGGGTCAGCCATACTCTGTCGCCGAAATGCTAAACCATCACCCAGACGCAGGTCAATTTGTCGGCGGCACAGTATTCCAGGCCTTTCTCAGCGCTACGGCCTACCATCGCTGGAGTTCCCCAGTCTCAGGGAAAGTCATCCACTCTGAAATCATCGACGGGACATACTTTTCAGAGCCAACCTTTGACGGCTTTGCAAACTCTGAAGGTCCTGATCAGGCCGGCCCCGATCGAGCTCAAGGCTACATCTCCCACGTAGCCACACGAGCCATGTTCTTCATTGACACGGAGGGCCCAGTCGGAGTTGTTTGCGTGCTCTTTGTTGGAATGGCGGACGTATCAACGTGCGAGATCTTGGAACAGTTTCGGCGAGGTCTACCGCGGACTGTCGCCAAGGGAGAAGAACTGGGCATGTTCCATCACGGAGGATCAACCTATTGTCTTCTTTTCCCACCCGATGTGAACCTTACATGGGTTACTGCTGCATATCCTGGTATCTCGGATAAGAACATTCCGATTCGCAGCGGGTTGGCGTATGCATGTCCTGCAGCTTCGACGAGGCGTGCGCGTCCTAGGATTACCACTGGAGAAATGCTGGGTTTTGATAAGATGGAATTGCTCTAA
- a CDS encoding Methyltransf-11 domain-containing protein, with translation MSEKTFRAYSQEQGKNYAQLRLDYNESLYQAILDFQKAGSGQFDTIIDIGCGPGTAVRKLAPNFKNAIGLDPSEGMISTARSLSTPDEGIRFEVSSAETLGSELETPIPEESVDVITAATCAHWFDMPSFWERAAKVLKPGGTVAFWTGGDLRVDKTMAEHVALQAVIDELDEQLQDFFLPGNLLTRDLYRRIPLPWTCPTPVPEFDELSFKRLEWNTGPVSPSDCFFAKKQPLPPVLIELMLGTASPVTRWREAHPEAVGTEQDVLRIMRRKLEKILHDSGVEEGAELVHGDMEGALLLVRKKAA, from the coding sequence ATGTCCGAAAAGACTTTCCGCGCCTACAGCCAGGAGCAGGGTAAAAACTACGCTCAGCTGCGCCTCGACTACAATGAAAGCCTTTACCAAGCCATCCTTGACTTCCAAAAAGCCGGCTCCGGCCAATTCGATACCATCATCGATATTGGCTGTGGTCCTGGAACCGCAGTCCGCAAGCTTGCGCCAAACTTCAAAAATGCCATTGGTCTTGATCCTTCAGAGGGAATGATCAGCACTGCTCGATCCCTCAGCACCCCAGATGAGGGCATCCGCTTTGAGGTGTCATCGGCAGAGACACTCGGCTCTGAGCTTGAGACGCCTATTCCCGAAGAGAGCGTTGATGTCATCACTGCTGCTACATGCGCTCACTGGTTCGACATGCCGAGCTTCTGGGAGCGAGCTGCCAAGGTCCTCAAGCCTGGCGGCACAGTCGCTTTCTGGACCGGTGGCGATCTTCGTGTCGACAAGACCATGGCCGAGCACGTTGCCCTCCAAGCCGTTATCGATGAACTCGATGAACAGCTACAGGACTTCTTCCTGCCAGGCAACCTGCTCACCCGCGACTTGTATCGCCGCATCCCCCTCCCATGGACTTGTCCAACTCCTGTGCCTGAATTCGACGAGTTATCTTTCAAGCGGCTGGAGTGGAACACAGGCCCTGTTTCTCCATCTGACTGcttctttgccaagaagcagcctcTCCCACCTGTCTTGATCGAGCTGATGCTCGGAACCGCCAGCCCAGTTACAAGATGGCGGGAGGCCCACCCAGAGGCGGTGGGCACCGAACAAGATGTTTTGCGGATCATGAGAAGGAAGCTTGAGAAGATCCTTCACGACTCTggcgtcgaggagggcgCAGAGCTGGTCCATGGTGACATGGAGGGGGCCTTGCTGTTGGTGCGAAAGAAGGCTGCCTAG